CAGCTTTCAAGCGCTTGCAACGCCGGTTCGTGGGTATCCACGGACCGGCGTTCTCGTGTTTGACGCTGTTGCGCAAAAACCACATTCGTCCGTGGTCTGATCAGCGCCGCTGAACGGACTCCAAGAGGCCGCGTTTCAAGCCGAACCCGGGGCACGGGTTGGCGGCTGTTCGTAGGTAGTTGGAGTTTGAGAACATGAATAAGCTTATCGCCGCCGCATCCGTCGCCGCCCTGGCGATGGCCGTCCCTGTGCTGGCGCAGGCCCAGAGCACCGAACTGACCGGCCTCTATGGCAGCCTGGGCTATGGCCACACCAACGCCGCCGGCAGCGTCGACGTCGGCGCGATCCAGGGCCGGCTCGGCTATCGCGCCAATCCCTACCTCGGTCTCGAAGGCGAGCTCGGCTACGGGATCAATGGCGACAAGGTCTCGGTTGGCGCCACCGATGTGCGGATCAAGCAGCGCGGCGAGGCGGCCGCCTATGGCGTCGGCTTCCTGCCCATCGGGCCGCAGTTCGACCTGACGGCACGCATCGGCTACGGCACGACAAAGTTCAAGGCGTCGGCCGCGGGTGTCGGCGTCACCGGCTCGCAGGACAGCTGGAACTACGGGGTCGGCGGCCAATATCGCTTTGACGGGGTGAACGGAATCCGCGCCGATTTCACCCGCAAGGATTTCACCGGATCCAACACCGGCCACGCCGATGTCTATTCGGTGGGATACGTCCGCCGCTTCTAAGACCCGGCGAACGTGACTGGAGAGAGGCCGGCGGCGCGGTGCGCGACGCCGGCCTTTTTCGTTTCAGCCCAGGGTGACGTAGAGCTCGCCCTCGATGGTCCATTGGCCGACGGCCTTGCGCCAGACCGCTGTGTAGGGGCCTGAGGCGTAGGTGATGAGCGCGCCGGCGAGCTTCATCTGGGCGATCCAGCGGCCGTGCTCGACCGCGCGTTCGCCGTCGGCGCCGAGTTCGATCGAGTCAGGCGTGCGGACGTAGGCCACGAAGTCGGGATCGCGGAACTGGCCGGCGAAAGCGTCGATCATGGCGTCGGCGCCGACGATCAGCGCGCCGTCGCCGACGATCAGTTTCACGTCAGGGGCGAAGAACGGCCGCAGGCGCGCGGCGTCCTTGGCGGCGATCAACTTGTTGGTCAGCCGTCGGCGGGCGCGGATGGCGTCGTCCGGCGCGGTCGACATGGTTTAGGCCGGATCGGCTTCCAGGCGCTTGTCGAGATAATCACCAACGCTGCGCTCGACCGAGGGCAGGTGCTCAGTCCAGAAGTGGTTGGCGCCTTCGACCACCTCATAGTCGATGACGATGCCCTTCTGGGTGCGCAGCTTGGATACGACGCGTTCGACCTCGACCGGCGGGACGACGGTGTCGGCGGAGCCATGCAGGATCAGGCCCGAAGCGGGGCAGGGGGCCAGGAAGCTGAAGTCATAGGCGTTGGTCGGCGGCGAGACCGAGATGAAACCATCGGTTTCCGGCCGGCGCATCAGGAGTTGCATGCCCACCCAGGCGCCGAAGGAGTATCCGGCGACCCAGCACTGGGAGGCCGCGGGATTGGTGCTCTGCAGCCAGTCCAGGGCCGTAGCCGCGTCCGCCAATTCGCCGATGCCGCTGTCAAACTCGCCCTGGCTGCGGCCGACGCCGCGGAAGTTGAAACGCAGGACCGAGAAGCCGCGCTTCATGAACAGGTGGTAGAGCTGCACCGCGACCGGGTTGTTCATCTGGCCGCCGGCCCGCGGGTGCGGATGCAGGATCAGCGCCACGGGCGCCGTCTCCGACTTGCCCTGGGTGTAACGGCCTTCAATCCGTCCGGCCGCGCCGGTCAGAACGACTTCAGGCATACCTACCTCTTGCAGGGCCCGCGAGCTGTCCCGGGGGCTGTGGAATACTTGACTAAAGCACTCGGGCTTCTTAAGTCCGGCCCTTCGGTACGGAACCGGCTTGAAGCCTCCGCGCAAGGCGGCGGCTTGTAGCACAGGCCGCGCCCAATGCGCGCGAAAACTGCAGCAGGTCCAGTCATGCGGCTCTCCACGAAAGGACGTTACGCCGTGATGGCGATGGCGGATCTGGCTCGCCGCCAGAGCCCGTCCGAACGCGGCCTTTCGCTTGCCGATATCGCCGAGCGACAGGACATCTCCCTTTCCTATCTGGAACAGCTATTTGCGCGCCTGCGCCGCAAGGGCCTGGTGATCAGCGCGCGTGGTCCGGGCGGCGGCTATCGCCTGGCGACAGCGGCCAGCGAAATCACCGTGGCGGCGATTATCCACGCCGTGGACGAGCCGCTGCACGCCACCCGCTGCGAGGCGCTGGAACACCAGGGCTGCATGCATCGCGGCGAGCGGTGCCTGACCCACGATCTTTGGGATGACCTGGGCCGGCACATCGAGAACTTCCTGACCTCGGTCAGCCTGGCCGACGTCGCCGAAGGCCGCGTCGGCGGCCGCATGGGCGTGCGGGAGGCCGCGGAGTGACTGCGGTCTACCTGGATCATAACGCCACGACGACCGTGCGACCCGAGGCGGCCGAGGCGGTCGCGCGGGCGCTATCGGTCACGGGCAACCCGTCGTCGACCCATGCGGCCGGCCGTGCGGCCCGCGCGGGGCTGGAGGCTGCGCGCGCGCAGGTCGCCGCCTTGATCGCGGCGCCGGCCTCCACCGTGGTCTTCACCAGCGGGGGGTCGGAGGCCAACGGCCTCGCCATCGAGAGCGCGGTCGCCGGCGGATCACATCGCCTGATCATCTCGGCGATCGAGCATCCGAGCGTCCTGGAAACGGCGCAGGCGAGCGACGCGGCCATCGAGATCCTGCCGGTGGACAGCGATGGCGTCGTCGATTTGTCCTGGTTGGCCCGGCGGCTGAACGCCTGGGACGCCGCTGACGGCAGGCCCTTCGTGGCGATCATGCTGGCTAACAACGAGACCGGCGTGATCCAGCCGATCGCTGACGCCGCCACCCTGGTGCGCGCCGCCGATGGCTGGCTGCATGTCGATGCGATTCAAGCGGCGGGCAAGGTGGCGATCGATAGCCGGGGGATCGGGGCCGACACGCTAGCGATCTCGGCGCACAAAATTGGCGGGCCGCAAGGGATCGGCGCTCTGACATTCGGACCGCGCGCGGCCCTCCGTCGGCGGCTGCAGGGCGGCGGCCAGGAGCGCGGCTGGCGCGGTGGGACGGAGAACCGGCCCGGGATCATGGGATTTGGCGTATCCGCCGAGGCCGCGATGCGTGGTCTCGACGCAGCGGGCCGCCAGGCGGGCTGGCGCGACTCCGCTGCGTTGGCCCTGAAGGCGCACGGCGCCGTCGTGGCGGGCGAGGGCGCGCCCCGGATCGCCAATACGCTGAGCGTCGCTGCGGCAGGTTTCCCGTCTGAGATGCAGGTCATGACGCTGGACTTGGCGGGCGTGATGGTCAGCGCAGGCGCGGCCTGTTCGTCCGGCAAGGTGAAGGCCAGCCCGGTGCTGGCGGCGATGGGCTTTGGCGACCTCGCCGGATGCGCCATCCGCGTCAGCGGCGGCTGGGATACGACAGAGGCGGACTGGCGACGGTTCGCTGACGTCTGGGTGCAAGCATATCAACGGCATTCGGCGCGACGCGCGTCGGCCGCCGTGGGAGTAGGAGCCTAATGGCCGCCGTCCGTCAGACCGTCGATCAGGTCCAGAACCTCGAGAAGTACAAGCACGGCTTCGTCACGGAGATCGAGCAGGACTTCGCGCCGAAGGGCCTGTCCGCCGATATCGTGCGCTTCATTTCGGCTAAGAAGGAAGAGCCGGAATGGATGCTGCAATGGCGCCTCGAGGCCTATGAGCGCTGGCTGCAACTGGACGAGCCCACCTGGGCCAAGGTCAGCTTCCCAAAGATCGACTACCAGGACAGCTATTACTACGCCGCGCCGTCGCAGAAGGCGGGCCCGAAGAGCCTCGACGAGGTCGATCCGGAACTGCTGGAGACCTACAAGAAGCTGGGCATCCCGCTGCGCGAGCAGGAGGTCCTGGCGGGCGTCGAAGGCGCGCCGCGCTATGCCGTTGACGCGGTGTTCGACAGCGTCTCGGTGGTGACCACCTTCAAGAAGGAGCTAGGCCAGCATGGGGTGATCTTCTGCCCCATGAGCGAGGCGATTCGTGAGCATCCGGAACTGGTGAAAAAGTACCTAGGCTCGGTGGTGCCGACCTCGGACAACTACTTCGCCTGCCTGAATTCGGCGGTCTTCTCCGACGGCAGCTTCGTCTACATCCCGCCGGGCGTGCGCTGCCCGATGGAGCTTTCGACCTACTTCCGCATCAATGCGGCCGAAAGCGGTCAGTTCGAGCGGACCCTGATCATCGCCGACAAGGGCTCCTACGTTTCCTACCTGGAAGGCTGCACCGCGCCGATGCGCGATGAGAACCAACTGCACGCCGCGGTGGTGGAGCTGGTGATCCTCGACGACGCTGAGATCAAATATTCCACGGTCCAGAACTGGTATCCGGGCGATCCGGAAACGGGGAAGGGCGGCATCTACAACTTTGTCACCAAGCGCGCCGATTGCCGGGGCGAGCGGGCCAAGGTGTCGTGGACCCAGGTCGAGACCGGCTCGGCGATCACCTGGAAATATCCGTCCTGCATTCTGCGCGGCGACGACAGCGTCGGTGAGTTTTATTCCATCGCCATCACCAATGGCCGCCAGCAGGCCGACACCGGCACGAAGATGATTCACCTGGGCGCCAACACCCGCTCGCGGATCATCTCCAAGGGCATCAGCGCCGGCAGGTCGTCGAACACTTATCGTGGCCTGGTTTCGGCTCATCCGAAGGCCAAGGGCTCGCGGAATTTCACCCAATGCGACAGCCTGCTGATCGGCAAGGACTGCGCGGCCCACACCGTGCCCTACGTCGAGGCGCGCAACGGCCAGTCGGTGTTCGAGCACGAGGCGACGACGACCAAACTGTCGGAAGACCAGCTGTTCTATGTGATGCAGCGGGGCCTTTCCCAGGAAGAGGCGGTCCAGCTGCTGGTCAACGGCTTCGTCAAGGACGTGCTGCAGCAGCTGCCGATGGAGTTCGCCGTCGAGGCCCAGAAGCTGGTGGCGATCAGCCTCGAAGGGAGCGTCGGCTGATGGCCCTGCGTGACGCCTACTACGCCAAGCTGAGCCGGCGCGACGAGGCCCAGGCTGCGGCCGAGCGTCCCTATCACGAGGCCCATGCTGCGCTGAAGGCGCTGTTCCAGGAGATCATGCGCGACCGCGAGCTCCTGGATTCCATGGGCGCAGAGGTCGAGCTGAACGGCGATGAGCTGCAGGTCGATCCGGGCCCGATCTTCATCCGCGCCAGCGTCGATAAGGCCGGTGATTACCATCTGACCTATGAGATCAAGGCGGCGGACGATCCCGAGGTTCGGACGGTCCCCGTGAAGACGATCCCCGATATCGAGGAGGCGATCGCCGCCCTTCTCGTCGACTATGACGACCGCGATTAAGTCTGGAAGATGATGCTGAATATCAAAGACCTGCGCGCTGAAGTTCAAGGCAATGAGATCCTGAAAGGCCTCACTCTGGAAGTACCGGCCGGTGAGGTGCATGCCATCATGGGACCGAACGGCGCCGGCAAGTCGACGCTGTCCTATGTGCTGACCGGCCGCGACGGCTATGAAGTCACCGGAGGCTCAGCGAGCCTCGACGGCGAGGATCTGCTGGCGCTCGCGCCGGACGAGCGCGCCGCGCGCGGCGTCTTCCTGTCGTTCCAATATCCCCTGGAAATTCCAGGTGTTCCGGCGCTCACCTTCATTCGCACGGCGCTGAACGCGCAGCGCAAGGCGCGCGGCGAGGACGAGGTGACGGCGCCGGCGTTCCTCAAGCTCGCCCGGGAAAAGGCCGAGCTCCTGAAGATCGACTTCGACATGCTGAAGCGGGCGCTAAACGTCGGCTTCTCCGGCGGCGAGAAGAAGCGGATGGAGATCTTCCAGATGTCCATCCTGGAGCCCCGCCTGCTGATCCTCGACGAGACGGATTCGGGCCTCGACGTCGACGCCCTGCGGATCGTCTCGGAAGGCGTCAATGCGCTGCGCAGCGCCGACCGGGCGATGCTGGTGATCACCCACTACCAGCGCCTGCTCGACTACATCAAACCCGACCGCGTCCATGTGCTGGCCGGCGGGCGTATCGCCGACAGCGGCGGGCCGGAGCTGGCCCTCACGCTGGAGCGCGAAGGCTACGAACGCTATGCGAGGGCCGCTTGAGCTTGAAAGCCGCCATTGCGGCGCGCGACCTCGCCCAGCTGCCGAGCCGGCGCGACGAGGACTGGCGCTGGACGGACATCCGCGGCCTGATCCGGGTCTTGCCCGAGGCATCACAAGGCCATGCGGGCGCGGTGGGCGAGGGGCCGTTCGACGCCCTGGCCGATCGCCATGTCCGCGTAGTCAACGGCCTCGGCGGGGAGGCCATCGCGGTCGCCGCCGGTGAGACGACGACCGTGGCTCTGCGGTTCGTGTCGATCGCCGCCGGCGCCCACACGGCCTCGGTGACGGTGGACGTCGCCCCGGGCGGTCGCTTGACCTTGCTGGAAAGCTATGAGGGCGACGAGGGCGGCTATGTCGTCCAGGCCGGCCTGTCGATCACCCTGGGCGAGGGCGCTGAGGTTGAGCGCATCGTCCTGGCGCGCGACGGCGCCTTGGGCGTCAGCGTCAGCGAGGCCGATGTCGTGCTCAGCCCGCAGGCTAGCTTCAGGCAGACCGTGGTCACCGACGGCGCGCGCCGCCAACGGCTGGAAACACGCGTCGCCCATCCCGGCGGCGGGGCCCTGGCGCGTCTCGATGGGATCTATCTGCTGGACGGTCAGCAACACGCGGACCTGACCACCGTGCTCGATCACCGCGGGCCGGATGGCCGCACCGACCAGCTGACCAAGGGCGTGGTGCGCAACCAGGCGCGGGCGGTGTTCCAGGGACGCATCGTTGTCCATCAGGGCGCGGATCAGACCGATGCGCGGATGGGCCACCACGCCCTGATCCTTTCCGACCAGGCCGAAGTCGACGCCAAGCCGGAACTGCAAATCTGGGCCGATGACGTGTCGTGCAGCCACGGCAACACCATCGGCGCGCTGGACGACGAGGCGTTGTTCTACGCCCGTCAGCGGGGCATGCCGTTCGAGACGGCGCGCGCCCTGCTGATCGAGGCCTTCGTCGGCGAGGTCGCCGACCGGATCAGCCATGACGGCGCCCGCGAGGTCGTGCGCGCGTTCGCCGCCAGCCGCCTGGAAGCCTGAGCATGGCCTTCGACGTGCAGGCGGTTCGGGCGCAGTTCCCCATCCTGTCGCGCCAAGTGCACGGCAAACCTTTGATCTATCTGGACAGCGCCGCCTCGGCCCAGAAGCCGCGAGCGGTGATCGACGCCATGGTCCAGGCGATGGAACATTCCTACGCCAATGTGCACCGCGGCCTGCATACCTTGGCCAATGAGACGACGGACGCCTACGAGGCGGCGCGGCGCCAGGCGGCCGAGCTGATCGGCGCCGATATCAATGAGGTGGTCTTCACCAAGGGCGCCACTGAGGCGATCAACCTGGTCGCCGCGGGCCTGGGGGCGAGCCTGCAGGCGGGCGACGAGGTCCTGCTGACCGAGATGGAGCACCACGCCAACATCGTGCCGTGGCACTTCCTGCGCGAGCGCAAGGGGGTGGTCCTGAAGTTCGCCAAGGTGCGCGACGACGGATCGCTGGATATCGACAGCTTCAAAGCGCTGCTGAGCGACAAGACCAAGGTCGTGGGCGTTAGCCACATGTCCAATGTCCTGGGCACGGTCAATCCGCTCGCCGAGTTGATCGCTCTGGCTCATGACGCGGGCGCGGTCGTCTTGGTCGATGGCTGTCAGGCGATCGTCCATGAGATCGTCGATGTGAAGGTGCTGGACGCCGACTTCTACGTCTTCTCCGGCCACAAGCTCTACGGGCCGACCGGCATCGGCATCCTCTATGGCAAGGCCGAGGCCTTGGCGGCGTTGCCGCCGTACCAGGGTGGCGGCGAGATGATCGGCCAGGTGTCGCTGGAGGCGATCACCTATGCCGACCCGCCGCATCGGTTTGAGGCCGGCACGCCGCCGATTCTCGAGGCGATCGGACTGGGCGCGTCGATATCGTGGTTCCGGTCGCTGGATCGCGAGGCGGTCGTGGCCCATGAGGCGGCGCTCTACGCCCGGGTGCGCGACGGCCTGAGCGGTGCGAACTGGCTGCGCGTGATTGGTGAAGCGCCAGGCAAGGGGCCGATCCTGGCCTTCACCGTCGAGGGCGCCCATGCCCATGACGTGGCTCAGATCCTGGATCGGTATGGGGTGGCGGTGCGCGCCGGGACCCATTGCGCCGAGCCGCTGATGAAACGTTTTGACCTGACGTCCAGTGCGCGAGCATCTTTCGCACTATATAACACCGAGGAAGAGGCCGACGCCTTCGTAGAGGCCCTCTTCAAAGCCCAAGCCTTCTTTGCCTAGAGCGCCCAAATGACCGAAGCCGTCGAACCCGTCGCCAAGCTCGACCAGACTGTCCTCGACAACCTGACCGACCAGATCATCGAGCAGCTGAAGACCGTGTTCGACCCGGAAATCCCGGTGGACGTCTACGAGCTGGGCCTCATCTATGAGGTCGATATCTCGGATGAGCTCGACGTGACCGTCGAGATGACCCTGACCGCGCTGGGCTGCCCGGTGGCCGGAGAGATGCCGGGCTGGGTCAAGGACGCGGTTCTGAAGGTGCCGGACTTGAAGTCGGTGCGCGTCGCGCTCACCTTTGAGCCGCCGTGGGATCCGTCCCGGATGTCCGACTCGGCCAAGCTGCAATTGAACATGCTCTGATGGAAACAATCGGCGTCACCCCCCAGCTGCGTCCGCGCCGCCCGCGGCCCAAGGTCGTCACCCTGACCGAGCGTGCGGCTGAGCGAGTGCGCGAGATCATGGCGCGGAAGGCCCAGGATGCCGCTGAACCGCCGTATCTGGGCTTGCGCGTCGGCGTGAAGAACGGCGGTTGCGCTGGGCAGGAGTATGTCCTGGACTACGCCACCGAGGCCGGACCGCTGGACGAGGTGGTTGAAGACAAGGGCGTGACGATCCTGGTTGAGCCCAAGGCTGTGCTTTTCCTGATCGGCACAGAGATCGATTACGAGGTGAGCAAGCTCTCGGCCAAGTTCACCTTCCGCAATCCCAACGAGACCGACGCCTGCGGTTGCGGCGAGAGCGTGACGATCGTCCCGGCGACCGACGCTTAAGGCGCGGGCCATCTTCTCCCGCAAACGGGGAAGGGACCGACTTACCTAGATCAGGTCGCCGTGGGCCGGCGGCTTGGTGTGGTTGGCTTTCAGGGTCGCCCAGCTGTCGGCGTCCATCCATTCCGTCCAGATCCGGTAGGTCCAGAGCTGGGCGTGTTCGTTGATATTGGTGTCGACGTGGGCGACGCCTTCGATCACCTGGACCGGCGTCTTGTTCAGACCCATCGAAAAGTTCAGCGGATAGCGCTGGGCGATCACACCCTTCATGGCGCGCGTGGACTGGTCCCAATTCTCTCCGTCGTCCTGCTCCAGCAGGCCAGCGGCGCCGAACACGTGGTTCTCGGAGTTGATAATCTCCTTCTTCTTCGCCTCGCTGGCGTCCTTCGGCACGAAGCTGAACCACCAGATCTCGGTGTTCAGCGGCCCCCGGGGCAGACGCAGCGACAGCTGGTAGGCGCCGGTGGACACCCACAGGTTCGGGAAGATGTTGGGGTGGCCGGAGGTGTCCACGCCGACCTCGCCCAGGGCGGCGCGGCCTTGCGGCGTATCACGGTAGAGATCTTCCATGATCGGCTCGATCCGGTCGGCCATCGAGCGTCGCGCGTCGCGGGCTTCCTGGCTGCCGCGCGGGCCGCCAATGGCGTGGCCATAGGCTCCGAACACCACGCGGTGGCCGCGCGACATCCCCACAGCGCGAGCCTTTTCCAGCACGGCGTGGTCTTCCGGCGTGAGCTTCGAGCCGCCGCGCAGCATGCCGACCATGAACGCTGAGGCGTGGCTGATCTGCGGGTGGTACCAGTCGAACAGGTTGTCGACGGCCAGCTTCCAGTTGCAGCCGATCAGGTTCTTCTGGACGCCCTCGACGATCACCATGTCGCCACGCTCGGCGATCAGGTCGATGCTCATCCGGCCGACTTCCCCGAGGTATTCCTCAAGGTCCGGGGCTTCCGGATCCATGGTGGCGAAGACGAAACCCTTGTAGCTGGCCACCTTGCCGGCCTTCACCAGGCCCCACTGCGACTTGTCGAGTTGCTCGTGGTAGAAATCCTTGTAGCCGGGAACGCCGATCAGCTGGCCGTCGAGGCCATAGGTCCAGCCGTGGTAAGTGCAGAGGAACGAGCGGGCGTTGCCGCTCTCGGCCCGGCAGACCGCGTTGCCGCGGTGGCGGCAGCTGTTCAGCAGGACCTGCAGCTCGCCCTTCTTGTCGCGGGTGGCGATCACCGATTCTTCGCCGATGAAGCTCAGGAAGAAGTCGCCGGCCTTCGGGATCTGGCTCTCGTGGCACATGAAGTTCCACGCGCGGGCGAAGATGCGCTCCAGCTCGAGTTGGTAGATATCTGCATCAGCGAACATTGCCCGATCGACCGTGCCGGTCTCGACATCGACCATCGTCCTGAACGGGGTCTTCATCTCGTGCAGCATCGGGGATCCTCCGAAAAACGATCAGGCGAAGCCGCCCTTATTTTTCGGAGGAGCTTAACCGCGCGGATGCTTGGCGCATAGCGGCATGACACGCGCCCTGCCGAGCGCTCGGGATCTAGGGATCTAGACCAGTTCGCCGGCCTTCGGCGGGGCCGTGTGCTGGGCCTTCAGCACAGCCCAGCTTTCCGCGTCCATCCAGTCGGCCCAGTTGCGGTAGGTCCACAGCTGGGCATGTTCGTTGATGTGGGTATCTATGTGGGCATGGCCACGCTCGCCCACCTTGGTCACCCCGGTTCCAATCGCCATGGAGAAGTTCAGCGGATAGCGCTGGGCGACCACGCCGCGGGTGGCGCGGGTGGATTGGTCCCAGTTCTCACCGTCGTCCTGCTCAAGCATGCCGGCGGCGCCGAAGGTGCGGTTGGCGCGGTCCATGCGAATCTTGCGCTCGGCGTCGGACAGACCCTGCGGGAGCAGGGTGAACCACCAAAGCTCGGTGTTTCCGGGTCCGCGCGGCAGGCGCAGGCAGATCTGGTTGCCGGTGATCCACATGTTCGGGAAGATGTTCGGGTGGCCCGATGTGTCGGCCATGTCGCCCAAGGCCTCGGCGACTTCGGGCCTTTTGCGCCATTCCTGGTTCAGGAACTGATCGAGGGGTTTGCCCTCAGCCTTCATTTCTTCGACGATTTCCCATAGCCGCGGCTGGATCTTGTTGCCGCCGATCGCATGGCCGTAGTCGCCCAGTGTCACCCGGTGGTTCCACGGAGTGAAAAGGCCGGTCTCGGCGTGCTTGCGAGCGCCTGACATGGTGGCCGAGGCGTGGCTGATATCGACGTGATAGAAGTCGAAGAGGTTGTCGACAGCCAACTTCCAGTTGCAGCCGATGATGTTCTTTTGGACACCCTCGACGATCATCATCTCGCCCTGGCCGCTGAGAAGATCGAGTGCGAGACGGGCGACGGGGCCCAGGAACTCTTCCAGGTCCGGGGCTTCCGGATCCATGGTGGCGAAGACGAAACCCTTGTAGCTGGCCACCTTGCCAGCCTTCACCAGGCCCCACTGCGACTTGTCGAGCTGCTCGTGGTAGAAGTCCTTGTAGCCCGGGACGCCGATCAACTGGCCGTCCAGGCCGTAGGTCCAGCCGTGGTAGGTGCACAGGAACGATCGCGCATTGCCGGCTTCCGCGCGACAGACCGCATTGCCACGGTGGCGGCAGCTGTTCAGCAAGACCTGGAGCTCGCCCTTCTTGTCACGAGTCGCGATCACCGATTCTTCGCCGATGAAGCTCAGGAAGAAATCGCCGGCCTTCGGGATCTGGCTCTCGTGGCACATGAAGTTCCACGCGCGGGCGAAGATGCGCTCCAGCTCCAGCTCATAGATGGATTGGTCGGCGAAAATGGCGCGTTCAACGGTGCCTTTTTCGGCGTCGACCATGGTGTGGAACGGCGTCTTGATCTCGTGCAGCACGGCGGCCTACCCCCAGCGACTTTATGCGGAACGTTGGTCTCCCGCCGCATGCAAGTTGCTGCCGGCCTCATCAAAGAGCAAGCCGGCCCGATGTGCAGAACCGGGCAAGTTCATTCTGAAATGGGCCAGGTCGTTATTCCTTGGCGATGGGCGTCGCGCGCAGGAGGAACGCAGGCGTATCGGAGCCGAAGCCAACGACGCGGTCGTTGTCTTCTCGACTGCGGCCACGATCGGGATCCCGCTGCGGAGCGCGTTCGCGCTCCCGTTCGCGGCGGGGACCGCGTTCATTGCGATCAGGGCGATCGTTGCGCTCAGCGCGTTCCGGACGCTCGCTGCGTTCGGCGCGTTGCGGGCGTTCTACGGGCTCAGCACGCGCGACCGGCTCGGCGGCTTCTTGCGACAAACGGCGCGGACGGCGGGCGGGACGTTCGGCCGGGGGCGCCTCATCGTCTCGCTCAACCGCAGGCGCAGCGGCCTGCAGGGGCGTGGTCGAGGCTTGTTGCTCGCGCGGGGCGGGGGCAGGGGTTCGGTCGCGTTTGTTGCGGTCACGGTCGCGATCGCGGCCGCGTTCCTTCTCGCGGCGCGGGCCGTCCTTCATCGTCTCCCAGTCGAGGTCGATCGTCAGCTCGGCGGGGGTCTGCCCGATCAGCTTGATGACCTTGTCGAGGTTCTTCGAATCCGCCGGCGTCGTGATCATATAGGCCTCGCCGGTGCGTCCGGCGCGGCCTGTGCGGCCAATGCGGTGGACGTAGTCGTCGGCGTGGTGCGGCACGTCATAGTTGAAGACGTGGCTCACGGCGGGGATGTCGAGACCGCGGGCGGCGACGTCGGAGGCCACCAGTAGTTTCAATTCGCCTTTGCGGAACATCTCAAGCGTTCGCATCCGCGTCGCCTGATCGAGGTCGCCGTGGATGGCCGCGGCGTCGAAGCCGTGGGTCCGCAGCGACTTGGCGACGATGTCGACCTCTGACTTGCGGTTGCAGAAGACGATGCCGTTCTGCACGTCGTCGCGGGCGATGATGTGGCGTAGCGCCGTGCGCTTGGCCTTGGCGTCGGTCACCGGCAGGCGCACGACAAACTGGCTGATGTTCTCGTTGGTGGTGGCGGGACGCGAGGCCTCGATCCGCTCAGGATCGCGCAGGAACTGCTTGGTGAGGCGCGTGATCTCCGGCGGCATGGTCGCCGAGAAGAACAGGGTCTGCTTCTTAGCCGGCGTCAGCTTGAAAATGCGCTCGAGGTCCGGGATGAAACCCATGTCAAGCATGCGGTCGGCTTCGTCGACGACCATCAGCTGGACGCCGGTCATCAGCAGCTTGCCGCGCTCGAAGTGGTCGAGCAGGCGGCCCGGCGTGGCGATCAGGACGTCGACGCCGCGGTCGAGCTTGAGTTCCTGGTCGGAGAACGAGACGCCGCCGATCAGCAGCGCCCAGGAGAGCCGCTGGCCCTTGGCGTATTTTTCGAAGGAGGCGGCGACCTGGTCGGCGAGTTCGCGGGTCGGGGCGACGACCAGGGCGCGCGGCATGCGCGCCTTGGAGCGACCGGCCGCGAG
This is a stretch of genomic DNA from Phenylobacterium immobile (ATCC 35973). It encodes these proteins:
- a CDS encoding porin family protein; this translates as MNKLIAAASVAALAMAVPVLAQAQSTELTGLYGSLGYGHTNAAGSVDVGAIQGRLGYRANPYLGLEGELGYGINGDKVSVGATDVRIKQRGEAAAYGVGFLPIGPQFDLTARIGYGTTKFKASAAGVGVTGSQDSWNYGVGGQYRFDGVNGIRADFTRKDFTGSNTGHADVYSVGYVRRF
- a CDS encoding YybH family protein; translation: MSTAPDDAIRARRRLTNKLIAAKDAARLRPFFAPDVKLIVGDGALIVGADAMIDAFAGQFRDPDFVAYVRTPDSIELGADGERAVEHGRWIAQMKLAGALITYASGPYTAVWRKAVGQWTIEGELYVTLG
- a CDS encoding alpha/beta hydrolase; the protein is MPEVVLTGAAGRIEGRYTQGKSETAPVALILHPHPRAGGQMNNPVAVQLYHLFMKRGFSVLRFNFRGVGRSQGEFDSGIGELADAATALDWLQSTNPAASQCWVAGYSFGAWVGMQLLMRRPETDGFISVSPPTNAYDFSFLAPCPASGLILHGSADTVVPPVEVERVVSKLRTQKGIVIDYEVVEGANHFWTEHLPSVERSVGDYLDKRLEADPA
- a CDS encoding Rrf2 family transcriptional regulator gives rise to the protein MRLSTKGRYAVMAMADLARRQSPSERGLSLADIAERQDISLSYLEQLFARLRRKGLVISARGPGGGYRLATAASEITVAAIIHAVDEPLHATRCEALEHQGCMHRGERCLTHDLWDDLGRHIENFLTSVSLADVAEGRVGGRMGVREAAE
- a CDS encoding cysteine desulfurase family protein produces the protein MTAVYLDHNATTTVRPEAAEAVARALSVTGNPSSTHAAGRAARAGLEAARAQVAALIAAPASTVVFTSGGSEANGLAIESAVAGGSHRLIISAIEHPSVLETAQASDAAIEILPVDSDGVVDLSWLARRLNAWDAADGRPFVAIMLANNETGVIQPIADAATLVRAADGWLHVDAIQAAGKVAIDSRGIGADTLAISAHKIGGPQGIGALTFGPRAALRRRLQGGGQERGWRGGTENRPGIMGFGVSAEAAMRGLDAAGRQAGWRDSAALALKAHGAVVAGEGAPRIANTLSVAAAGFPSEMQVMTLDLAGVMVSAGAACSSGKVKASPVLAAMGFGDLAGCAIRVSGGWDTTEADWRRFADVWVQAYQRHSARRASAAVGVGA
- the sufB gene encoding Fe-S cluster assembly protein SufB produces the protein MAAVRQTVDQVQNLEKYKHGFVTEIEQDFAPKGLSADIVRFISAKKEEPEWMLQWRLEAYERWLQLDEPTWAKVSFPKIDYQDSYYYAAPSQKAGPKSLDEVDPELLETYKKLGIPLREQEVLAGVEGAPRYAVDAVFDSVSVVTTFKKELGQHGVIFCPMSEAIREHPELVKKYLGSVVPTSDNYFACLNSAVFSDGSFVYIPPGVRCPMELSTYFRINAAESGQFERTLIIADKGSYVSYLEGCTAPMRDENQLHAAVVELVILDDAEIKYSTVQNWYPGDPETGKGGIYNFVTKRADCRGERAKVSWTQVETGSAITWKYPSCILRGDDSVGEFYSIAITNGRQQADTGTKMIHLGANTRSRIISKGISAGRSSNTYRGLVSAHPKAKGSRNFTQCDSLLIGKDCAAHTVPYVEARNGQSVFEHEATTTKLSEDQLFYVMQRGLSQEEAVQLLVNGFVKDVLQQLPMEFAVEAQKLVAISLEGSVG
- the sufC gene encoding Fe-S cluster assembly ATPase SufC, which codes for MLNIKDLRAEVQGNEILKGLTLEVPAGEVHAIMGPNGAGKSTLSYVLTGRDGYEVTGGSASLDGEDLLALAPDERAARGVFLSFQYPLEIPGVPALTFIRTALNAQRKARGEDEVTAPAFLKLAREKAELLKIDFDMLKRALNVGFSGGEKKRMEIFQMSILEPRLLILDETDSGLDVDALRIVSEGVNALRSADRAMLVITHYQRLLDYIKPDRVHVLAGGRIADSGGPELALTLEREGYERYARAA